One Neorhizobium sp. NCHU2750 genomic window carries:
- a CDS encoding siderophore-interacting protein, whose product MSGPRYLLGEVISHHHVTPSMIRIVIGGDDVRSFSSSRKADEWVRLVFPHAETGQVTLPVFTGSGWATPEGQLSSESRPYSIRAWDTSNGTVTIDFVAHEGGVASTWAMNAVTGVKIGIGPAGGKYDPPEDRDWTLLLCDVTGLPAASRIIEECPKGCRILANIEIPGERDRQRIQTEADLCLCWQESFGTPEKSTCLVDMARAIELPEGNGYIWIAGEATAVSDCRKHFRDAAGIDKSRIVSVGYWIDGQAR is encoded by the coding sequence ATGAGCGGACCTCGATATCTCCTCGGTGAGGTGATCAGCCACCACCATGTGACCCCGTCGATGATCCGAATCGTGATCGGTGGAGATGACGTACGGAGCTTTTCATCATCGCGGAAAGCCGACGAGTGGGTCAGACTGGTTTTCCCGCATGCAGAGACCGGTCAAGTGACGCTGCCGGTGTTCACCGGGTCAGGATGGGCGACACCCGAAGGACAGTTGTCGAGCGAGAGCCGTCCCTATTCCATCCGCGCCTGGGACACTTCCAACGGCACCGTCACCATCGACTTCGTTGCGCACGAGGGTGGCGTGGCCTCGACCTGGGCGATGAATGCGGTCACCGGGGTCAAGATTGGTATCGGCCCGGCGGGGGGCAAATATGATCCGCCGGAGGATCGCGACTGGACGTTGCTCCTGTGTGACGTGACAGGATTGCCGGCTGCGTCCCGTATCATTGAAGAGTGCCCAAAAGGCTGCCGTATACTGGCGAATATCGAAATTCCTGGTGAACGTGACCGACAGCGAATCCAGACCGAGGCTGATCTTTGCCTTTGCTGGCAAGAGAGTTTTGGAACGCCTGAAAAGTCCACCTGCCTCGTTGATATGGCCCGCGCCATCGAGCTACCTGAAGGTAATGGCTACATTTGGATTGCTGGTGAAGCGACTGCCGTCTCTGACTGCCGCAAGCACTTTCGAGATGCTGCCGGCATTGATAAGAGCAGGATCGTGTCCGTTGGCTACTGGATAGACGGTCAGGCCCGCTGA
- a CDS encoding iron chelate uptake ABC transporter family permease subunit, which yields MTQETANHAIHGFHRKTLRVLGERVSMQADPWVCGLCVLLAFAAFGIGAFSLTSGTYPISFAGALEVLAEAVTDPFEGFQGSLAGQDAGNGNVIRMVVVEWRLPRVALAFLLGACLGMSGAIFQSLTRNPLGSPDIIGFSAGSYTGALIVILLFSGGYYETAAGALVGGIATASLVYLLAWRRGVQGFRLIIVGIGVAAMLGAFNAWMIREADLQVAMSAAIWGAGSLNGLGIEQLIPVMIAVVILVPATLLFGRPLHQLEMGDDVARASGVDVSRARLILMTLGVALTAIVTAAAGPISFIALVAPQIARRLARSTGPMLGTSALMGGFLLLIADWTAQHAFGVQLPVGVMTVSIGGLYFLFLLLREGRK from the coding sequence ATGACGCAGGAAACCGCCAACCACGCCATTCACGGCTTCCACCGCAAAACCCTTCGTGTTCTCGGTGAGCGGGTCTCGATGCAGGCCGATCCATGGGTATGCGGCCTATGTGTCCTTCTGGCATTCGCAGCATTTGGTATCGGGGCGTTCTCGCTGACCAGCGGCACCTATCCGATTTCTTTCGCTGGCGCGCTCGAGGTTCTGGCTGAAGCTGTCACCGATCCATTCGAAGGCTTTCAAGGCTCCTTGGCTGGCCAGGATGCCGGCAATGGCAACGTGATCCGGATGGTCGTGGTCGAATGGCGCCTGCCAAGGGTTGCGCTCGCCTTTCTGCTCGGTGCCTGCCTTGGCATGAGCGGTGCAATCTTCCAGTCTTTGACACGCAATCCGCTGGGTTCCCCCGACATCATCGGCTTCTCGGCCGGATCCTATACCGGTGCGCTGATCGTCATCCTTCTCTTTTCCGGTGGGTATTACGAGACGGCGGCTGGAGCTCTGGTGGGCGGCATCGCAACCGCTTCGCTGGTCTACCTGCTGGCCTGGCGACGGGGTGTTCAGGGGTTTCGGTTGATCATAGTCGGAATTGGCGTTGCAGCCATGCTCGGGGCGTTCAATGCCTGGATGATCCGTGAGGCGGATCTGCAGGTGGCGATGTCGGCCGCGATATGGGGGGCAGGCTCACTCAACGGACTTGGGATCGAACAACTGATCCCGGTCATGATTGCGGTTGTGATCCTCGTGCCTGCGACACTGCTCTTCGGCCGGCCGCTGCATCAATTGGAGATGGGCGATGACGTGGCCCGTGCCTCGGGCGTCGATGTCAGCCGGGCGCGGCTGATCCTGATGACACTGGGCGTTGCACTGACGGCGATCGTCACGGCCGCGGCCGGGCCGATCTCCTTCATCGCGCTGGTCGCCCCTCAGATCGCCCGCCGGCTCGCAAGGTCAACAGGCCCCATGCTTGGCACGTCGGCCCTGATGGGAGGGTTTCTGCTCCTCATCGCCGATTGGACTGCCCAGCATGCATTTGGTGTCCAGCTGCCGGTCGGTGTGATGACCGTCAGCATCGGCGGGCTCTATTTTCTGTTTCTCCTCTTGCGCGAGGGTCGCAAATGA
- a CDS encoding ABC transporter ATP-binding protein: MADRLQADAVTLRYDQRTISKNLSVSIPDGAFTAIVGPNACGKSTLLKALSRLIRPSDGQVILDGHDIHHMAAKDVARRLGLLPQSAIAPDGITVADLVARGRYPHQSFLRQWSSADEAAVARAMAATGVTDLSGRFVDELSGGQRQRVWVAMVLAQETPILLLDEPTTFLDIAHQIELLDLLADLNDEGRTIVAVLHDLNHACRYASHLIAMKDGAIVASGKPAEIVTSDLVETVFNLPAMVIPDPVSGTPMIVPKGRRLKEPRHD, from the coding sequence ATCGCGGACCGATTGCAGGCTGATGCGGTCACACTGCGATACGACCAGCGGACGATCTCCAAAAATCTGTCGGTGTCGATCCCCGATGGCGCTTTTACCGCTATCGTCGGACCGAATGCCTGTGGCAAGTCGACCTTGCTCAAGGCCCTGTCCCGCCTGATTCGACCGTCCGACGGACAGGTAATCCTCGATGGCCATGATATCCATCACATGGCGGCCAAGGACGTGGCCCGCCGTCTTGGGCTTTTACCGCAGAGTGCCATTGCACCCGATGGGATCACGGTTGCTGATCTCGTTGCGCGCGGTCGCTATCCCCATCAATCCTTTCTGCGGCAATGGTCGAGCGCCGATGAGGCGGCAGTCGCCAGGGCTATGGCGGCGACCGGTGTCACCGATCTCTCCGGCCGCTTCGTCGATGAACTTTCCGGCGGTCAGCGCCAGCGGGTCTGGGTGGCAATGGTACTAGCGCAGGAAACGCCGATCCTGCTTCTCGACGAGCCGACGACGTTTCTGGATATCGCCCATCAGATCGAGTTGCTCGATCTTCTAGCCGATCTCAATGACGAGGGTCGCACCATCGTCGCCGTCCTGCACGACCTCAATCACGCCTGCCGCTATGCCTCGCATCTCATCGCGATGAAGGATGGCGCGATCGTTGCCAGCGGCAAACCTGCAGAGATCGTCACTTCGGATCTGGTTGAAACCGTGTTCAACCTGCCCGCAATGGTCATACCCGACCCGGTCAGCGGTACGCCGATGATCGTGCCAAAAGGTCGCCGCCTGAAAGAGCCCCGCCATGACTGA
- a CDS encoding ABC transporter ATP-binding protein has translation MTDLIKRFAIYYRPHRGLFALDFGSAVLAGVLELAFPVAVTLFIDRLLPSNQLGLIALAVAGLFIIYLLNAGLQVVVTYWGHMLGLKIETEMRRKAFDHLQKLSFGFFDEHKTGHLVARLTKDLEEIGEVAHHGPEDLFIAVMTLIGAFLLMLSVHVPLAILTGLIVPLTAVVTAIYGKRMTATWHALYGRVGEFNARIAENIGGIRVVQAFANEEHERVLFARNNSNYLNTKLEAYRVMAASMSLSYLSMRFVQIVVMLAGAWYVTSGELTAGGFVGFLLLVGVFFRPIDKINSIIETYPKGIAGFQRYTDFLDRQPDISDRGDAVDIPRLSGRIAYHDVTFSYRAGLPILEGINLSIEPGETIAFVGPSGAGKTTICALLPRFYEVTIGAISIDGVDIRDITLNSLRSNIGIVQQDVFLFAGTIRENIAYGRLNAGESEIIEAARRARLDDVIAALPDGLDTVVGERGVKLSGGQKQRLAIARIFLRNPPILILDEATSALDSETERAIQQSLADLAHGRTTLVIAHRLATITNADRIVVVEDGRIVEEGRHEDLLHKAGGRYRALHVAQSRVNAP, from the coding sequence ATGACTGATCTGATCAAACGCTTTGCCATCTATTACCGCCCACATCGCGGCCTGTTCGCGCTCGATTTTGGCAGCGCGGTCCTGGCCGGCGTGCTGGAGCTTGCTTTTCCGGTGGCCGTGACCCTGTTCATCGACCGGCTTTTGCCAAGCAACCAGTTGGGATTGATCGCACTCGCCGTTGCCGGCCTGTTCATCATCTATCTGCTCAATGCCGGTCTTCAGGTGGTGGTCACCTATTGGGGGCACATGCTCGGCCTGAAGATCGAAACCGAGATGCGCCGCAAAGCGTTCGATCATCTGCAAAAGCTCTCCTTCGGCTTTTTCGACGAGCACAAGACCGGGCATCTGGTCGCGCGGCTGACCAAGGATCTCGAGGAGATCGGCGAGGTTGCCCATCACGGACCCGAAGATCTGTTCATTGCCGTGATGACGCTGATCGGTGCTTTCCTGCTGATGCTCTCGGTTCATGTGCCGCTCGCTATTCTGACGGGCCTGATCGTTCCACTGACGGCTGTGGTCACGGCAATCTACGGAAAGCGGATGACGGCGACCTGGCATGCGCTCTATGGAAGAGTGGGGGAGTTCAATGCGCGCATTGCAGAGAATATCGGTGGCATCCGCGTCGTTCAGGCCTTTGCCAACGAGGAGCACGAGCGGGTGCTGTTTGCCAGGAACAACAGCAATTATCTCAACACCAAGCTCGAGGCCTACCGGGTTATGGCGGCCTCCATGTCGCTCTCCTATCTGTCGATGCGCTTCGTCCAGATCGTGGTGATGCTGGCAGGCGCCTGGTATGTGACGTCAGGCGAGCTGACGGCCGGCGGATTTGTCGGCTTCCTGCTTCTGGTCGGCGTCTTTTTCCGCCCGATCGACAAGATCAACTCGATCATAGAGACCTATCCGAAAGGGATCGCCGGCTTCCAACGCTATACGGACTTCCTCGACCGGCAGCCAGATATCAGCGATCGAGGGGATGCGGTTGATATTCCGCGATTGAGCGGTCGCATCGCCTATCACGACGTCACGTTCAGCTATCGCGCCGGCCTGCCAATCCTCGAAGGCATAAACCTCTCGATCGAGCCCGGCGAAACTATCGCCTTCGTTGGTCCCTCTGGCGCCGGCAAGACGACGATCTGCGCTCTCTTGCCTCGCTTCTACGAGGTGACGATCGGTGCCATCAGCATCGACGGCGTGGACATCAGGGATATCACCCTCAACAGCCTTCGCTCCAATATAGGCATCGTTCAGCAGGACGTTTTTCTGTTTGCTGGAACGATCCGGGAGAATATCGCCTATGGCCGTCTCAACGCCGGCGAGAGCGAGATCATCGAGGCCGCGCGTCGTGCGCGGCTTGACGATGTGATCGCTGCCTTGCCCGATGGTCTCGACACTGTAGTCGGCGAGCGCGGCGTCAAACTGTCCGGCGGGCAAAAGCAGAGGCTGGCGATCGCCCGTATCTTCTTGAGGAACCCACCCATCCTGATCCTCGATGAGGCAACATCTGCGCTCGACAGCGAGACGGAGCGCGCCATCCAGCAGTCGCTCGCGGACCTCGCGCATGGGCGCACCACGCTTGTCATCGCCCACCGCCTGGCAACCATCACCAACGCGGATCGGATCGTCGTTGTCGAAGACGGGCGTATCGTGGAGGAAGGACGGCATGAGGATCTCCTGCACAAGGCCGGGGGGCGATATCGCGCACTGCATGTGGCACAGAGCAGGGTAAATGCACCGTGA
- a CDS encoding Rrf2 family transcriptional regulator — translation MKLKRETEVAIAILVACARSNDWRLKTADAAKAAETTSDFAAHVALKLVNAGLLTATRGRNGGLELTRSAKEISLHDVICRMEDQNPVASNAGNSRGEQLKAKALIEVMRGVDDAVQTYLNRFSINDLAEAELPLEEGKIGENSGTMRAKRKARRPSGLESRFA, via the coding sequence GTGAAGTTGAAACGGGAAACTGAAGTCGCGATTGCAATTCTAGTCGCCTGTGCACGATCGAATGACTGGCGGCTGAAGACCGCAGATGCAGCAAAAGCTGCCGAGACCACGTCCGATTTTGCCGCTCATGTTGCCTTGAAGCTGGTCAATGCCGGGCTGTTGACAGCCACCCGTGGGCGAAACGGAGGTCTGGAACTTACACGGTCGGCGAAAGAGATTTCCCTACATGACGTGATCTGTCGGATGGAAGACCAAAATCCCGTCGCATCGAATGCGGGAAATTCACGCGGAGAGCAGCTGAAGGCGAAAGCTCTCATAGAGGTCATGCGTGGTGTCGACGATGCCGTTCAAACCTATCTCAACCGCTTTTCCATCAACGATCTGGCGGAAGCCGAGCTCCCGCTTGAGGAGGGTAAAATCGGAGAAAATTCGGGGACCATGCGCGCTAAGCGAAAGGCGAGGCGCCCGTCAGGTTTGGAAAGCAGATTTGCGTAA